The Pseudomonas sp. R4-35-07 nucleotide sequence CGCCGCAGGCCTGCTGCTCAGCACAGTTTGTCTGCCCCTTTCAGCTTTGGCTGCCGACCCACAACCCACCCACGAATTCACCCTCGACAACGGCCTCAAGGTGGTCGTGCGCGAAGATCATCGCGCGCCGGTGGTGGTTTCCCAGGTCTGGTACAAGGTCGGCTCGAGCTACGAAACCCCGGGCCAGACCGGTTTGTCCCATGCCCTGGAACATATGATGTTCAAGGGCAGCGCCAAGGTCGGCCCCGGCGAAGCCTCGCTGATCCTGCGCGACCTGGGCGCTGAAGAAAACGCCTTCACCAGTGACGACTACACCGCTTATTACCAGGTGCTGGCCCGCGACCGCCTGGGCGTGGCCTTCGAACTGGAAGCCGACCGTATGGCCAGCCTGCGCCTGCCGGCCGATGAGTTCAGCCGCGAAATCGAGGTCATCAAGGAAGAGCGCCGCCTGCGCACCGACGACAACCCGATGTCCAAGGCCTATGAACGCTTCAAGGCCATGGCCTTCCCGGCCAGCGGCTATCACACGCCCACCATCGGCTGGATGGCTGACCTTGAGCGCATGAAGGTCGAGGAACTGCGCCACTGGTACCAGGCCTGGTACGTGCCGAACAACGCGACCCTGGTAGTGGTCGGCGACGTCACGCCGGACGAGGTGAAAAACCTGGCCCAGCGCTACTTCGGCCCGATCCCCAAGCGTGACGTCCCGCCAGCCAAGGTCCCGATGGAGCTGGCCGAGCCCGGCGAGCGCCTGCTGACCCTGCACGTGCAAACCCAGCTGCCCAGCGTGTTCCTCGGTTTCAACGTGCCGAGCCTGGCCACTGCCGAGGACAAGCGCTCGGTACAAACGCTGCGCCTGATCTCGGCCCTGCTCGACGGCGGTTACAGCGCGCGTATCTCCGAGCAGCTGGAGCGGGGTGAAGAACTCGTCTCCGCCGCGTCCACCGATTATGACGCCTTCACTCGCGGCGACACGCTGTTCATGCTGACCGCCACGCCCAACCAGCAGAAGAAAAAGACCGTCGCCCAAGCCGAAGCCGGCCTGTGGCGCCTGTTGGAAGAGCTAAAAGCCAAGCCGCCAACCGTCGAAGAGCTGGAACGCATCCGCGCCCAGGTGATTGCGGGCGTGGTCTACCAGCGCGACTCCATCACCGCCCAGGCCACGGCGATCGGCTCGCTGGAGACCGTAGGCCTGTCCTGGAAGCTGATGGACACTGAGCTTGCCGACCTGCAAAGCGTCACCCCGGAAGATATCCAAAAAGCTGCACGCACCTATTTCACCCGCGAACGTCTGAGCGTCGCCCATGTTTTGCCTGAGGAGACCGCTCATGAGTGACCGCAAGAGCAACCGCCTGATTCTGCCCGGCCTGATCGCCGTCACCTTGATCGCGGCCGGTGCTGTGTACCTGTTGCGCCCGAGCGAGTCGGTCGCCAGCCAGGCCCTGGACAAGGCCCAAACGGCCAACACACTGCAATCGCTGGCTGAACTGGACGGCAAGGCGCCGACCAACCGCAAGCTAGACGTGCAAACCTGGAACACCGCCGAAGGCGCCAAGGTGCTGTTCGTCGAAGCCCATGAACTGCCGATGTTCGACGTGCGCATCCTGTTCGCCGCCGGCAGCAGCCAGGACGGCGATGTGCCGGGCCTGGCCCTGATGACCAATGCCATGCTCAACGAAGGCGTGCCGGGCAAGGACGTCAGCCAGATCGCCAGCGGCTTTGAAGGCCTGGGGGCCGACTTTGGCAATGGCGCCTATCGCGATATGGCCCTGGTATCCCTGCGCAGCTTGAGCGACAGCGACAAACGCGATGCCGCACTCGCGCTGTTTGATGACGTGATCGGCAAGCCGACCTTCCCGGCCGACTCACTGGCACGCATCAAGAATCAGATCCTGGCCGGCTTCGAATACCAGAAACAGAATCCCGCCAAGCTGGCGAGCATCGAGCTGTTCAAGCGCCTGTACGGCGACCATCCGTATGCCCACCCAAGCGAAGGCACGCCTGAAAGCGTGCCGGCGATTACCGTGCAACAGCTGCAGGCATTCCACGCCAAGGCTTATGCGGCAGGCAATGCCGTGATCGCGGTGGTGGGCGACCTGACCCGCGCCGAAGCCGAAGCCATGACCGCCAAGGTCTCTGCCGCGTTGCCCAAGGGCCCGGCCCTGGCGAAGATTGCCCAGCCAACCGAGCCAAAGGCCGGCCTGAGCCGCATCGAGTTTCCCTCCAAGCAGACCCACCTGCTGTTTGCCCAGTTGGGCATCGATCGCGCCGACCCGGACTACGCTGCACTGTCCCTGGGCAACCAGATTCTGGGCGGCGGCGGTTTCGGCACGCGGTTGATGAGCGAAGTGCGTGAAAAACGCGGCCTTACCTACGGCGTGTACTCCGGCTTCTCGCCGATGCAGGTGCGCGGCCCGTTCATGATCAACCTGCAAACCCGCGCCGAAATGAGCGGCGGCACGTTGCGCCTGGTCGAAGACGTCGTGGCCGACTACCTCAAGACCGGCCCCACCCAGAAAGAGCTGGATGACGCCAAGCGCGAACTGGCCGGCAGCTTCCCGCTGTCCACCGCGAGCAACGCCGATATCGTCGGGCAGCTCGGCGCCATGGGTTTCTATAACCTGCCGCTGAGCTATCTGGAGGATTTCATGAAACAATCCCAGGCCCTGACCGTGGAGCAGGTCAAGGCTGCAATGAACAAACACTTGAGCGCCGACAAGATGGTCATCGTGACCGCCGGCCCGACGATTGCGCAAAAGCCACTACCGCCCCCCACTGATAAACCTGCCGAGCAGCCGCTCGGGGTTCCGGAGCATTAATGGCCAGTTCATCTCGCCCGAAAAAACCTGTCCACAACGTACATAACGGTGTGGGCCAACTGCGCATCATTGGCGGTGAATGGGGCAGCCGCAAGCTGAGCTTCCCCGATGTCGTGGGCCTGCGCCCGACGCCAGATCGCGTGCGCGAAACCTTGTTCAACTGGCTTGCGCCCTACATCGGCGGCGCCAAGGTGCTCGACCCGTTTGCGGGCAGTGGCGCGCTGTTCCTGGAGGCGCTGTCCCGTGGCGCCTCCCAGGCCCAGGCGCTGGATGCTAGCAATGTGGCGGTGTCCAGCCTCAAAGAACACTTGGGCACGTTGCGCTGCACCAACGGCCAGGTTCAGACCGCCGACGCCTTACGCTACCTGGAAACCCAGGCGGCCAGCGAATACGACGTGGTGTTCCTCGACCCACCGTTCAACCAGAACCTGCTGCCGACCGTGTGCGCATTGCTGGAAGAACGCCAATGGTTGGCGCCGGATGCGTGGGTCTACACTGAAAGCGAGACAGCGCCGTCGACGCTCGGCCTGCCGGGGAGCTGGCGCTTGCACCGTGAGCAGAAGTCCGGGCGGGTTTATTACGCGTTGTGGCACCGCACCCTGTAGGAGCGAGCTTGTCAGGCAGCGAGTATTTCATGACGGCATCTGTGGACCGCTTCACCCCCGCCTTCGGCCTCGGCAACCCCCATCTGCAAACGCTGTGGGGGCCGCTATGGCGTCCCACCACGCATATCGAGCGTCAGCGCGAACGCCTGTGGCTGGAAGACGGCGACTTTCTGGACCTCGACTGGCACGGCCCACATGACGTGCACGCGCCTCTGGTGCTGGTGCTGCACGGGCTGACCGGTTCGTCCAATTCGCCCTACGTGGCCGGCCTGCAAAAGGCGCTCGCCGCCCAAGGCTGGGCCAGCGCAGCCTTGAACTGGCGCGGTTGCTCAGGCGAGCCGAATTTGTTGGCCCGCAGCTACCATTCCGGTGCCAGCGAAGATCTGGCGGCAGCGATCGCCCATCTGCGTGCCAAGCGGCCGTTGGCGCCGTTATATGCGGTGGGTTATTCCTTGGGCGGCAATGTATTGCTCAAGCACCTGGGGGAAACCGGCGACGCCTCCGGGCTGCAAGGCGCGGCGGCGGTATCGGTGCCGTTTCGCCTGGATCAATGCGCGGACCGTATCGGGATTGGCTTTTCGCGGGTGTATCAGAAGCACTTTATGCGCGAGATGCTGGCTTATATCCGCGTCAAGCAACGCCAGTTTTTGCAGGACGGCCGACAAGACGGGCTCAACACCCTGGAGGCGTTGGGTCCGTTGGAGAAAATGCGCACGTTCTGGGATTTCGATGGCCGGGTCACCGCGCCGCTGCACGGTTTCCTCAGCGCCGAGGATTACTACCGCCGCGCCTCGAGTCGCTATTACCTGGGCGCTATCCGCACGCCGACGTTGATTATCCAGGCGGCGGATGACCCGTTTGTGTTTGCCCACAGTTTGCCCGAAGCCAGTGAGCTATCAGACTGTACCGAGTTCGAGCTGACGGCCAAGGGCGGGCATGTGGGGTTTGTAGAGGGTTCGCTGAAACGCCCCGGCTACTACCTGGAACGCCGCATCCCCCAATGGCTACTGGCACAACACGGATAAAAATGTGGGAGGGGGCTTGCCCCCGATAGCAGTGGGTCAGCTAGAGATCAGCTAGCTGATACCCCCCTATCGGGGCATAGGTATCTACACAACTTTGGCGTGGCCTGACCCTGTGACGGCTCGGGAGCCGAAGCCTCTCTAACTGACGCCCCGCGACCTAAATGTGGGAGGGGGCTTGCCCCCGATGGCGGCCTGACAGCCGACCAAGCTGTTGGATCAGAGTGAGTACATATCCTTTGCTGCGGTAACGGCGGCTTAGGGTTCCGCCCTGACGGCGGGTCACTTTGGAAAAGAGCCCCAAAGTAACCAAAGGGCTCTTGCCCCACCACTCGGCACCTCGCCCCGGCTCGGTGTGCCCGTAATCCGACAGTGATGTGGGGGGCCGCCGCCACGCGCCATCCATGGCGCGGGGCGGCTAAACCGGCATCCCTGCCGGTTTACCCCCCAAATCACTGTCGAATTCCGGCCAGCGTGGTTTAACGGGGCGCTTAGATCAAAAGCAAGAGCAAGAGCAAGAGCGGCTCGCTTCGCATCGTGGTTACTGTTGGCTGCTGCACAGTTGTGTAGATACCTATGGCTATCGGGGGCAAGCCCCCTCCCACATTTTGATTGGGTTCGCAGGCCGATTGCTCAGTCGCCTGTGGCCACTTCCCGCTTGGGGTCCGTAATCCACTCACTCCAAGATCCCGCATACAACTTGCCCAACGGATACCCCGCCAAGCCCAACGCAAACAGGTTATGACACGCTGTCACACCCGAACCGCAATACGCCACCAGCTCATCCGGCGACCGGCCCTGCAACTGCGCAGCAAAACGCTGTTTGAGCTGCTCAGCCGGCAAAAAGCGCCCATCACTGCCCAGGTTTTCATTGAAGGCCGCGCATTGAGCGCCTGGAATATGCCCGGCGATCGGGTCGATTGGCTCCACATCGCCACGAAAACGCGCCTGGGCGCGAGCATCGATCAACGTCATGCCCGGTTCGCCCAGGCGTTTCTGCAACTGTTCGGCATCGAGCACCAATCGATTATCCGGCGTACCGGCAAACGTGCCTCGTTCAACCACCGGCGCATCCAGGCTCAATGGGAAGCCCGCCGCGTGCCACGCCTTGAGGCCGCCATCCAGGATAAACACACCCTCGCGCTTGCCGAGCCAGGCCAGCAACCACCATGCCCGAGCCGCAAAGGCCCCTGGGCCGTCGTCATACAGCACCACGTCGGTATCAGCGCTGATGCCCCATGCCTGCAATTGCTGAATGAAGGCGTGCGCCGCGGGCAGCGGGTGACGGCCGGTCACGCCCTTGATCACCGGGCCGCTGAGATGGCGCTCCAGGTCGGCATATTGCGCCCCTTCGATGTGCCCTTCGGCATAGCTGCACAGGCCGTAATCCGGGTCTTCCAGGGCAAAACGGCAATCGAGGATCACCAGCCCGGCCGACGTTTGGCGCTCGGCTAATGCCTGGGGGCTGATCAGTTGGGCAAGCGGCATGACTGACTCCTGTGCATACAAAGGGGAAAGGTCTTACTTCACTTCTTCCAATGCCTGGTTCAATGGCACGTAAAACTCTTTGAACAACGCATCCACCGCCGTTTTTGCCTGAGGCGTGACAAACCCAGCCTCCAGCACCAGCACCTGATAGACCCCACGTTTTATCGCTTCGGCGCTCAAATGGGTGGAATTTTCATTGGTGGTGCACAGGAAACGCACCCACGAGGTCAGGATGATCCAGGCATTGAGGGTCAGGGCCTCGGTTTGCACCGGGTCCATCGTGAGGATGCCGGCGTCGACAAAGCCCTGGTAGATCGCCCCGCCCTGGATCAGGCAGCGCTGGGAGAAGCGTCGGTAGCCAGTGGCCAGCTCGGGGTCGCTTTCCAATAAATGTTCGAGGTCGCGGTGCAGGAAGCGGTAGCGCCACATGCCGGCCAGTACCGCCTGCAGGTAAAAGCGCTTGTCTTCCACCACCATCGCCCGCCCCTGGGGCGGGCGTAGGAAACTGTCCACCAACGCTTCGTATTCGCGAAACAGCACGGCGATAATCGCCTGCTTGTTGGGGAAGTGGTAGTACAGGTTGCCCGGGGAAATTTCCATATGGGCAGCGATATGGTTGGTGCTGACACTGCGCTCGCCCTGCTGGTTAAAAAGCTCCAGGCTGGTTTGCACAATTCGCTCGCTGGTCTTTACTCGTGGTGCCATAGGGCTCAGCTTCCAAACACGGGATTGGGCATCTTACGGCCTATCCGGGTCAGGATAAATCTGGTTGTTACTGCAATGTTATTTGACAATTTAGAGTAATGACTCTAAAAATCCAGGCAGACCTATAACAACCGGGACCGCGCCATGTCTGCCAACGTTGCCTACCTGCAGCAATCCCAGGCGCTGGATCAACTCCAGATCCTGTTCGACGCTCAACGTCGCGCCTATGCCGCCAACCCGATGCCGCCGGCCGCGCAACGCCAGCAATGGCTCAAGGCCCTGCGCGATGTGCTCAGCGATGAACGCCAGGCGCTGATCAATGCGATCAGCCAGGACTTCAGCCATCGCAGCGCGGACGAAACCCTGTTCGCCGAACTGATGCCCAGCCTGCACGGCATTCACTACGCGAGTAAACACCTCAAAGGCTGGATGAAACCTTCTCGACGTGCTGTAGGCATTGCCTTTCAGCCCGCGTCGGCCAAAGTCATTTACCAACCGCTGGGTGTGGTCGGCGTCATCGTGCCGTGGAACTACCCGCTGTACCTGGCCATCGGTCCGCTGGTCGGGGCCTTGGCCGCCGGTAACCGGGTAATGCTCAAGCTCAGCGAATCCACGCCGGCAACCGGCGAACTGCTCAAGGCATTGCTGGCAAAAATCTTCCCCGAGGACCTGGTGTGCGTGGTGCTCGGCGAAGCTGACGTCGGCGTGGCGTTTTCCAGGTTGCGTTTCGATCATTTGCTGTTCACCGGCGCCACCAGCATCGGCCGGCATGTGATGCGGGCCGCCGCCGAACACCTCACACCGGTCACCCTGGAGTTGGGCGGCAAATCGCCGGCCATTGTTTCCGCCGACGTACCGCTCAAGGACGCCGCCGAACGTATCGCCTTCGGCAAGGCCTTGAACGCCGGGCAAACCTGCGTGGCGCCCGACTATGTGCTGGTGCCGGAGGAACGTGTGGACAGTTTTGTCGAGGCTTACGCCAACGCGATTCGCGGGTTTTATCCGACCCTGGCCGACAACCCGGACTACACCGCCATCATCAACGAGCGACAACTGGCCAGGCTCAATGCCTACGCCAAGGATGCCACCGACAAGGGCGCCACCCTGATTCCTCTTTACGACCAGGGCCAGGCACGCCGTATGGCCCATAGCCTGTTGCTGAATGTGAGCGACGATATGACGGTCATGCAGGACGAGATCTTTGGTCCGCTATTACCGATCGTGCCCTATCGCGGCATCGACCAGGCCTTTGCCTACATCAACCAACGCCCTCGCCCGCTGGCCCTGTATTACTTCGGCTACAACAAACGCGAACAGGACCGTGTGCTCCACGAGACCCACTCGGGCGGCGTGTGCCTGAACGATACCCTGCTGCACGTGGCCCAGGACGACATGCCATTCGGCGGCGTCGGCCCCTCTGGCATGGGCCACTACCACGGCCACGAAGGTTTCCTGACGTTCAGCAAGGCCAAGGGCGTGCTGGTCAAACAGCGTTTGAACGCGGCGAAGCTGATCTACCCGCCCTACGGGAAAACCATCCAGAAGTTGATCCAGAAGCTGTTTATCCGCTGATAACCTCACCTGCGGGACAAAAAAAACAATGAACCCCAGCCTGACTGAAACACCTGCGCTGTCGCGGCGCGGCGTCTTGAAAATCGGCCTGTGCGCCAGCGCGTTCCTGGCCACCGCCGGGCTGGGGGCGAGCCTCAGCGGCTGCTCAAGCAGCACGCCGGCCAGCGGCTTTGCGCTGTTGCGGACCAGTGACCTGCCATTTTTGCGCGCGGTCATCCCGGTACTGCTGGAAGGCGCAGCCAGCGCCCAGGCCATCAGCGCCGGAATTGAAGACACCCTGAAAAAGCTCGACTACAGCCTGCAGTATCTGTCACCGCAGATGTTCAAGCTCACCCAGCAGCTGTTCGATGTGCTCGGCATGGGCATTACCCGAGGCCCGCTGACGGGTATCTGGGGCAGCTGGGAAAATGCCAGCGCGGAGCAGCTGCGCAACTTCCTGCAGCGCTGGGAAAACAGCTACCTGAACCTGCTGCGCATGGGCCAGGGCTCGCTGCTCAAGCTGGTGACCATGGCCTGGTACTTCCGGCCCGAGTCCTGGGCCCATTGCGGCTATCCCGGGCCGCCGAAAATCTGATTTGCATCCCCGACAATAAAAACCAGAGACGAACCTGATGCCCGTACCCGATCTATTCCGCGACGGCATGGCCCGCGGCTGGAAAACCCACAACGGCGCCGCCCTCGACAGCGACCTGACCCTGGAAGCCGACGTAGCCATCATCGGCAGCGGCGCCGGTGGCGGCACCACCGCCGAAATCCTCAGCGCCGCGGGCTACAAGGTGCTGTTGATCGAAGAAGGCCCACTCAAGACCAGCACTGATTTCAAGCTGCTGGAAGACGAAGCCTATGCCAGCCTGTACCAGGAAGGGATCGGCCGCATGAGCAAGGACGGTGCGATTACCATCCTGCAGGGCCGGGCGGTGGGCGGCACGACGTTGATCAACTGGACCTCCAGCTTCCGCACACCGGATGCCACCCTCGCCCATTGGGCCAGCGACTACGCGGTGAAGGGCCATAGCAGCGCCGAGATGGCGCCATGGTTCGAGACCATGGAGCAGCGCCTGGGCATCGCGCCATGGGCCCTGCCGCCCAATGCCAACAACGACGTGATCCGCAAAGGCTGCGAAAAGCTCGGCTACAGCTGGCACGTGATCCCGCGCAATGTGCGCGGTTGCTTCAACCTGGGTTATTGCGGCATGGGCTGCCCGGTCAACGCCAAGCAATCGATGCTGGTGACCACCATCCCCGCCACGCTGGAGAAAGGCGGCGAGCTGCTCTACCTGGCTCGCGCCGAGCGCCTCAAATACAGCGGCGACATGATCAGCAGCCTGGAATGCGTGGCCATGGATGAGCGCTGCGTGGCGCCTACCGGCCGCAAGATCACTGTTAAGGCCAAACACTACGTACTCGCGGGCGGCGGCATCAACAGCCCGGCATTGCTGATGCGCTCCGGCGCGCCCGACCCGCATTCACGCCTGGGCAAACGCACCTTCCTGCACCTGGTGAATTTCTCCGCCGGGTTGTTCGACGAGGTGATCAACCCGTTCTACGGGGCGCCGCAGTCGATCTATTCCGACCACTTCCAGTGGCAGGACGGCACCACCGGTAAAATGTCCTACAAACTAGAAGCTCCGCCCCTGCATCCAGGACTGGCCACCACCCTGTTCGGCGGCTACGGCGCGCAGAATGCCTTGGACATGAGCCAATTGCCCCACACCCACGCCATGCTCGCGCTATTGCGAGACGGCTTTCACCCCGACAGCCCTGGCGGCGCAGTGGAATTACGCGGTGACGGTACGCCGGTGCTCGACTATCAGGTCTCGCCCTACGCCTGGGACGGCCTGCGCCGGGCCTTCCACAGCATGGCCGAGATTCAGTTCGCGGCCGGCGCCAAATCGGTCAAGCCCCTGCATCACGACGCCCGGTACGTGAATAACCTGGCAGACGCACGTAGTTTGATCGACGGTTTGAGCCTCGAGCTGCATCGCACCACCCTGGGCAGCGCCCATGTGATGGGCGGTTGCGCCATGGGCGAAGACCCGACAAACGCAGTGGCCGATAGCCTCGGTCGCCATCACCAACTGCGCAACTTGTCGATTCACGACGGCTCTCTGTTCCCCACCAGCATTGGGGCAAATCCCCAATTGTCGGTGTATGGATTGACTGCCCAACTGGCGTCGGCTTTGGCCGAACGTCTGAAAACAGCGTGAAAAATCGCAGGATTCACCGCATCTATCTACATAAGTCGACTTGGCCGACCGGGATGGCTGCGATACCATCCGGTTCCCCAACGGACTCCGCCAGGACGACGCGATGAACCGAGTGTTGTACCCAGGTACCTTCGACCCGATTACCAAAGGCCATGGCGATCTGGTCGAACGCGCCTCTCGCCTGTTCGACCATGTGATCATCGCGGTTGCCGCCAGCCCCAAGAAAAACCCGTTGTTCCCGCTGGAACAACGCGTGGAGCTGGCCCGTGAGGTCACCAAGCACCTGCCTAACGTAGAAGTGGTGGGCTTTGCGACGCTGCTGGCGCATTTTGCCAAGGAGCAGAACGCCAATGTGTTCCTGCGTGGCCTGCGCGCGGTGTCGGATTTCGAATATGAATTCCAGCTGGCCAACATGAACCGCCAACTGGCGCCGGACGTGGAAAGCCTGTTTCTGACGCCGTCGGAACGTTACTCGTTCATTTCCTCGACGTTGGTGCGCGAAATCGCTGCTTTGGGCGGAGATATCACCAAGTTCGTGCATCCAGCCGTTGCGGACGCGCTGACGCTACGCTTCAAGAAGTAAGACCGCTCAACCGGCGCCCGCTCGCGCTGCGGGCGCCAATGCGGCACAATTGCGCGCATTAGTTTTCAGATGCCTTGGCTGACGGCCCTGGCAGGAGTTTTCATGTCCCTGATCATCACCGACGATTGCATCAATTGCGACGTCTGCGAACCCGAGTGCCCGAACGCTGCAATTTCCCAGGGCGAAGAGATCTACGTGATCGACCCCAACCTGTGCACCCAGTGCGTCGGCCACTACGACGAGCCCCAATGCCAGCAGGTGTGCCCGGTGGATTGTATTCCATTGGATGAAGCCCATCCGGAGACGGAAGAGCAGTTGATGGAGAAGTACCGGAAGATTACCGGTAAGGCTTGAGGCTATTCAGCGTCTGTAAGGGCCTCATCGGGGGCAAGTCGAATCGTCGCACCGCCCCTCCCACATTTGAAATGTGTTCACATGTGGGAGGGGGCTTGCCCCCGATGGCGATATCAGCCATCACACAGCACTCAGCTCTGACACTTGGGGCAAAACACACTCGCCCGCTGCCCCAGCACCACATTGCGCAACTCGGTCCCGCAGACCTTGCACGCCGCGCCGCCCCGGCCATAAACGAACAGTTCCTGCTGGAAATACCCCGGCTGCCCATCGCCGCCGATAAAGTCGCGCAACGTGGTACCGCCGCGCTCGATGGCTGCCGCCAGCACGCGCTTGATCTCGATCGCCAGCTTCAGATAACGCCCCCGCGATATACCGCCCGCCGCGCGACGCGGATCGATTCCCGCCGCAAACAGCGCTTCCGTCGCATAGATATTGCCCACGCCCACCACCACCGCGTTATCCATGATGAACGGCTTCACCGCCATCGACCGTCCACGGGACAGCTGGAACAAACGCTCGCCATCAAACAGCGCGGTCAACGGCTCCGGCCCCAGGCGGATCAGCAGCTCGTGGTTGTGCGGGTCCTGGCTCCAGAGCATCGCGCCAAAGCGCCGGGGGTCGGTGTAGCGCAGGGCCAGGCCGGATTCCAGCTCGATATCCACATGTTCATGCTTGGCCGCAGGCATGCCGACTTCAACCAGGCGCAGGTTGCCCGACATGCCCAGGTGGCTGATCAAGGTGCCCACTTCGGCATTGATCAACAGGTACTTGGCGCGCCGCTCCACCAGCACGATGCGCTGCCCGGACAGGCGCACATCGAGGTCTTCCGGGATCGGCCAGCGCAGACGGCGCTCACGCACCACCACCCGGCTGACGCGCTGGCCCTCCAAGTGAGGGGCAATCCCGCGCCGGGTGGTTTCGACTTCTGGTAACTCAGGCATGTGTACCTCGGGAAGAAAGGCTCAGTGCGCGCCCAGCTCGCGGATCGACAACTTCAGGCTTTCGAAGTCGTAGTCCGACAGGCCCACGTAATCCAGCACCAGGTGGCCGATCGCCTCCCATTCACGGTCGACGGTCTGGTTGCCCAGCACGCGATAGGACGAACAAATGTGCTCGGCCATTTTCAGGATCGCCAGCAGGTTTTTAAGCACGGGTGCGCGCGATGACTCATCGCTGAAAATCGCCAGGGCGTTGTGGTGATTGGCGATGGCGTCGGTCACATGCTCCGGCAGGCGCCAGGATTTGGCGGTGTAGTAGCCCACCACGGCATGGTTGGTGTTGAACGCGTTGTTTTCGGTGTCGACCACACGGCAATCCGGGCCGGCATTGGCGTAGGCCTGTTCCAATACCGTCATGTAATTGGGGAACCGCTTGAGCATCAGCGGTACGCCGCAATCGTGGAACAGGCCCAGGGCATAGGCTTCGTCGACCGCTTGAGCGCCGGTGCGCTTGGCCAGGGTCAGGCAGGTCATAGCCACGTCCTGAGCCGTGTCCCAGAAGCGGTTGAGCGTGACGATGGTGTCATCGCTCATCTCGCCTTTGATCGACAACGCATTGATCAGGTTGATCACCGAGCGGCTGCCCAGCAGGTTCACCGCGCGCTGGATCGAGGCGATCTTGTTGCTCAGGCCGTAATACGGCGAGTTGACGATTTTCAGCAACGCGCCGGACAGGCCCGGGTCCTGGGCGATCAACCGGGCGATCACTTCCAGGTCCGGATCGGGCATGTACTGTTCCATCTGCAAATCCACCATGATTTGCGGCTGGGGCGGCACGCTGATGCCTTGCAGCACCTGCTGAATCTGTTCGGCGGAAAGCTCTTGGGACATAAGTACACACTCTGGGCTAGGCGGGGATTCTAACCCTTATGCAGACATGGCCGACACCCAAATGCCAGATTGAAACCGGACTTAATGTGGGAGGGGGCTTGCTCCCGATAGCAGTGGAT carries:
- a CDS encoding pitrilysin family protein codes for the protein MNALARRAAGLLLSTVCLPLSALAADPQPTHEFTLDNGLKVVVREDHRAPVVVSQVWYKVGSSYETPGQTGLSHALEHMMFKGSAKVGPGEASLILRDLGAEENAFTSDDYTAYYQVLARDRLGVAFELEADRMASLRLPADEFSREIEVIKEERRLRTDDNPMSKAYERFKAMAFPASGYHTPTIGWMADLERMKVEELRHWYQAWYVPNNATLVVVGDVTPDEVKNLAQRYFGPIPKRDVPPAKVPMELAEPGERLLTLHVQTQLPSVFLGFNVPSLATAEDKRSVQTLRLISALLDGGYSARISEQLERGEELVSAASTDYDAFTRGDTLFMLTATPNQQKKKTVAQAEAGLWRLLEELKAKPPTVEELERIRAQVIAGVVYQRDSITAQATAIGSLETVGLSWKLMDTELADLQSVTPEDIQKAARTYFTRERLSVAHVLPEETAHE
- the rsmD gene encoding 16S rRNA (guanine(966)-N(2))-methyltransferase RsmD; the protein is MASSSRPKKPVHNVHNGVGQLRIIGGEWGSRKLSFPDVVGLRPTPDRVRETLFNWLAPYIGGAKVLDPFAGSGALFLEALSRGASQAQALDASNVAVSSLKEHLGTLRCTNGQVQTADALRYLETQAASEYDVVFLDPPFNQNLLPTVCALLEERQWLAPDAWVYTESETAPSTLGLPGSWRLHREQKSGRVYYALWHRTL
- a CDS encoding hydrolase; its protein translation is MTASVDRFTPAFGLGNPHLQTLWGPLWRPTTHIERQRERLWLEDGDFLDLDWHGPHDVHAPLVLVLHGLTGSSNSPYVAGLQKALAAQGWASAALNWRGCSGEPNLLARSYHSGASEDLAAAIAHLRAKRPLAPLYAVGYSLGGNVLLKHLGETGDASGLQGAAAVSVPFRLDQCADRIGIGFSRVYQKHFMREMLAYIRVKQRQFLQDGRQDGLNTLEALGPLEKMRTFWDFDGRVTAPLHGFLSAEDYYRRASSRYYLGAIRTPTLIIQAADDPFVFAHSLPEASELSDCTEFELTAKGGHVGFVEGSLKRPGYYLERRIPQWLLAQHG
- a CDS encoding TetR/AcrR family transcriptional regulator, which produces MAPRVKTSERIVQTSLELFNQQGERSVSTNHIAAHMEISPGNLYYHFPNKQAIIAVLFREYEALVDSFLRPPQGRAMVVEDKRFYLQAVLAGMWRYRFLHRDLEHLLESDPELATGYRRFSQRCLIQGGAIYQGFVDAGILTMDPVQTEALTLNAWIILTSWVRFLCTTNENSTHLSAEAIKRGVYQVLVLEAGFVTPQAKTAVDALFKEFYVPLNQALEEVK
- a CDS encoding pitrilysin family protein produces the protein MSDRKSNRLILPGLIAVTLIAAGAVYLLRPSESVASQALDKAQTANTLQSLAELDGKAPTNRKLDVQTWNTAEGAKVLFVEAHELPMFDVRILFAAGSSQDGDVPGLALMTNAMLNEGVPGKDVSQIASGFEGLGADFGNGAYRDMALVSLRSLSDSDKRDAALALFDDVIGKPTFPADSLARIKNQILAGFEYQKQNPAKLASIELFKRLYGDHPYAHPSEGTPESVPAITVQQLQAFHAKAYAAGNAVIAVVGDLTRAEAEAMTAKVSAALPKGPALAKIAQPTEPKAGLSRIEFPSKQTHLLFAQLGIDRADPDYAALSLGNQILGGGGFGTRLMSEVREKRGLTYGVYSGFSPMQVRGPFMINLQTRAEMSGGTLRLVEDVVADYLKTGPTQKELDDAKRELAGSFPLSTASNADIVGQLGAMGFYNLPLSYLEDFMKQSQALTVEQVKAAMNKHLSADKMVIVTAGPTIAQKPLPPPTDKPAEQPLGVPEH
- a CDS encoding sulfurtransferase; amino-acid sequence: MPLAQLISPQALAERQTSAGLVILDCRFALEDPDYGLCSYAEGHIEGAQYADLERHLSGPVIKGVTGRHPLPAAHAFIQQLQAWGISADTDVVLYDDGPGAFAARAWWLLAWLGKREGVFILDGGLKAWHAAGFPLSLDAPVVERGTFAGTPDNRLVLDAEQLQKRLGEPGMTLIDARAQARFRGDVEPIDPIAGHIPGAQCAAFNENLGSDGRFLPAEQLKQRFAAQLQGRSPDELVAYCGSGVTACHNLFALGLAGYPLGKLYAGSWSEWITDPKREVATGD